One segment of Cutaneotrichosporon cavernicola HIS019 DNA, chromosome: 4 DNA contains the following:
- the CDR1 gene encoding uncharacterized protein (Belongs to the ABC transporter superfamily. ABCG family. PDR (TC 3.A.1.205) subfamily), whose protein sequence is MSLVGNFNSLNNDGAARMSGADSKRRPSQTHGRRPSFANYIPTPFGGQDDEEEEETLDEYAPPREQRLEEVHVLARSMSVSSENSRTGGRLSGAIHRTVTSGSVAANPWNYEEGSDLDPYSDNFNVRKWTRSVVMEARGDDHIPRYAGIAFKDMSVHGFGSDADYQKTVGNIPFYMFGQIRDLIGNRKRKVQILNSIDGVLDSGEMLVVLGPPGSGCTTMLKTIAGEMNGIYLDEKSQLNYRGIDPKRMYKQFRGEAIYTAEVDVHFPKLVVGDTLDFAARARAPRNPPGGLSVGEYAKKMRDVVMAIFGISHTVNTMVGNDFIRGVSGGERKRVSIAEATLAAAPLQCWDNSTRGLDSANAIEFVKNLRMGAEFFGTTACVAIYQAPQAAYDLFDKVSVLYEGEQIFFGRCDKAKQFFVDMGFYCPTQQTTPDFLTSLTSPAERQARAGFQGKVPVTPREFAQRWKASPEYAALQAEIQTYNAKFPIGGETYDQFLASRRAQQSKRVGSKSPYTLSYAGQIRLCVRRGFQRLKADPSLTLSQLFGNVVMVLIISSIYFNLQPNTASFYSRGGLLFFAILMNAFGSALEILTLYAQRPIVEKHAQYAFTHPSAEAFASMLCDLPYKILNAIFFNITLYFMTNLRREPGPFFYFFLVSFLLTLTMSMMFRSIASLSRSLTQALAPAAVLILGLVIYTGFALPVTYMRGWSRWMNYIDPIAYGFESLMINEFHGRVFECSQWVPMGPMYPAPGTSDSVVCSSVGSVPGQSGVNGDDYLWLAYNYHHSHKWRNVGIIITFMVGLCCVYLAATELITAKRSKGEILIYPRGMIPKEFKYSDKPVDEEAIALERQKAEMRAEATSRADAIIQRQTAIFSWKDVVYDIKIKGEPRRILDHVDGWVKPGTLTALMGVSGAGKTTLLDVLATRVTMGVVSGEMLVDGRPRDVSFQRKTGYVQQQDLHLETSTVREALRFSAVLRQPKSVSREEKYDYVEQVLKLLEMDAFADAVVGVPGEGLNVEQRKRLTIGVELVAKPELLLFLDEPTSGLDSQTSWNILMLLRKLTANGQAILCTIHQPSAMLFEQFDRLLFLAKGGKTVYYGEVGDKSNILIDYFERNGAPKCAPGENPAEWMLSAIGAAPGSYTEHDWHQLWLDSPERVAVRDELTDLKRERRALVPKQDKTDKANKAAYTEFAAPFGLQFFEVLRRVFQQYWRTPSYIWSKIALCVFTGLYIGFSFFRADTSQQGLQNQLFSVFMSFTIFGQLVQQIMPNFVIQRSLYEVRERPSKTYSWVIFILSNIVVEIPWSILVGTLFFFEWYYPIGLYRNAIPTDSVTERGALMWLLFMTFLLFTSTFATAMVAGMELAETAGNLANLLFSLCLIFCGVLVPLQGLPGFWKFMNRVSPFTYLAEGMLATGLAGTNVVCSSNELLRLTAPAGQTCGEYLGPWIQMAGGYVVDSAASSCEYCAMSDTDTFLSVFNIYYKNRWRDFGLMWVYIIFNVFAAIALYYLARVPKNKKEAVEETNEDLDRVLTGATGISRQLTVGEKIQSPLNGNGADYLGAKQLNDDPYNEKAVGNGTFPNEKASPYGAPPVIATGSDRSAPTTMDDTTRVPSPDPPTPGEYYDASAALGAPAMTTSPGPPVGARSSEHLQ, encoded by the exons ATGTCGTTGGTGGGCAACTTCAACTCGCTCAACAATGACGGCGCCGCCCGCATGAGCGGCGCCGATTCCAAACGCCGCCCCTCCCAAACCCACGGTCGCCGCCCTTCATTTGCCAACTACATCCCCACTCCTTTTGGCGGCcaagatgacgaggaggaggaagagacACTCGATGAGTATGCTCCCCCGCGCGAGCAGCGCTTGGAGGAGGTACATGTCCTGGCTCGGTCGATGAGCGTGTCAAGTGAGAATAGCAGAACCGGGGGCCGGCTCAGCGGGGCCATCCATCGCACGGTGACTTCGGGATCCGTTGCAGCCAACCCGTGGAACTATGAGGAGGGATCCGACTTGGACCCTTACAGTGACAATTTCAATGTTCGCAAGTGGACTCGCTCCGTCGTCATGGAAGCTCGCGGCGATGACCACATCCCACGATATGCCGGTATCGCATTCAAGGACATGAGCGTCCACGGTTTCGGGTCTGATGCAG ACTACCAGAAGACTGTTGGTAACATTCCCTTCTACATGTTTGGCCAAATTCGTGACCTCATCGGCAaccgcaagcgcaaggtACAGATCCTCAACTCGATTGACGGTGTTCTCGACTCGGGAGAGatgctcgtcgtcctcggccctcCAGGTTCAGGCTGTACCACCATGCTCAAGACGATTGCTGGCGAGATGAACGGCATTtacctcgacgagaagtCGCAGCTCAACTACCGAG GTATCGACCCCAAGCGCATGTACAAGCAGTTCCGTGGAGAAGCCATCTACActgccgaggtcgacgtgcACTTTCccaagctcgtcgttggcgacacgctcgactttgccgcgcgtgcgcgtgcgccTCGTAACCCTCCCGGTGGCCTCTCGGTCGGCGAATATGCCAAGAAGAtgcgcgacgtcgtcatggCCATCTTTGGTATCTCCCACACTGTCAACACCATGGTCGGAAACGATTTCATCCGTGGTGTTTCGGGTGGTGAGCGCAAGCGCGTCTCGATTGCCGAAGCGACTCTTGCCGCCGCTCCTCTGCAGTGCTGGGACAACTCGACCCGTGGTCTCGACTCGGCCAATGCCATCGAGTTCGTTAAGAACCTGCGTATGGGTGCCGAGTTCTTCGGCACCACCGCCTGCGTCGCCATTTACCAGGCGCCCCAGGCGGCGTACGACCTCTTCGACAAGGTCTCGGTCTTgtacgagggcgagcagaTCTTCTTTGGTCGCTgcgacaaggccaagcagTTCTTCGTCGACATGGGCTTCTACTGCCCAACGCAGCAGACTACCCCCGACTTCCTTACCTCGCTCACCTCGCCCGCTGAGCGCCAGGCGCGCGCCGGGTTCCAGGGCAAGGTCCCCGTCACCCCCCGCGAGTTTGCGCAGCGCTGGAAGGCGTCGCCCGAGTACGCCGCGCTCCAGGCCGAGATCCAGACCTACAACGCCAAGTTCCCCATTGGCGGCGAGACCTACGATCAGTTCCTCGCCTCCCGTCGCGCCCAGCAGTCCAAGCGCGTCGGCTCCAAGTCGCCGTACACCCTCTCGTACGCTGGTCAAATCCGGCTCTGCGTGCGACGTGGTTTCCAGCGTCTCAAGGCCGATCCGTCTCTCACGCTCTCTCAACTCTTCGGTAACGTTGTCATGGTTCTTATCATCTCGTCGATCTACTTCAACCTGCAACCTAACACCGCGTCGTTTTACAGCCGCGGCGGTCTCCTGTTCTTCGCAATTCTCATGAACGCCTTCGGCTCTGCCCTGGAGATTCTCACTCTGTACGCCCAGCGTCCGATCGTCGAGAAGCACGCGCAGTACGCATTCACGCACCCCTCAGCCGAGGCGTTTGCGTCCATGCTCTGCGACCTGCCTTACAAGATCCTCAACGCCATCTTCTTCAACATTACGCTCTACTTTATGACCAACCTGCGTCGTGAGCCAGGACCCTTCTTCTACTTCTTCCTGGTCTCGTTCCTCCTCACGTTGACCATGTCGATGATGTTCCGTTCGatcgcctcgctctcccgGTCCCTTACCCAGGCTCTCGCTCCCGCtgccgtcctcatcctcggtcTCGTTATCTACACCGGCTTCGCCCTGCCCGTCACTTATATGCGCGGCTGGTCTCGCTGGATGAACTACATCGACCCCATTGCGTACGGCTTCGAGTCGCTCATGATCAACGAGTTCCACGGGCGGGTCTTTGAGTGCTCGCAGTGGGTTCCTATGGGCCCAATGTACCCGGCTCCGGGCACGTCGGATTCGGTCGTCTGCTCGTCGGTCGGTTCCGTTCCCGGCCAGTCTGGCGTCAATGGTGATGACTACCTCTGGCTGGCGTACAACTACCACCATTCTCACAAGTGGCGCAATGTCGGCATCATCATCACATTCATGGTCGGCCTCTGCTGCGTCTACCTTGCTGCCACCGAGCTCATCACCGCCAAGCGCTCCAAGGGTGAAATCCTCATCTACCCGCGCGGCATGATCCCCAAGGAGTTCAAGTATAGCGACAAGCcagtcgacgaggaggccatTGCTCTCGAGCGCCAGAAGGCTGAgatgcgcgccgaggccacTTCGCGTGCCGACGCCATCATCCAGCGCCAGACCGCAATCTTCTCGTGGAAGGACGTCGTCTACGACATCAAGATCAAGGGTGAACCCCGCCGTATTCTGGACCACGTGGACGGCTGGGTCAAACCAGGCACACTCACTGCGCTAATGGGTGTCTCGGGTGCTGGCAAGAccacgctcctcgacgtcctcgctACTCGTGTGACTATGGGTGTTGTTTCCGGTGAGATGCTCGTCGAtggtcgtcctcgcgaCGTTTCGTTCCAGCGCAAAACCGGTTATGTTCAGCAGCAGGACCTGCATCTGGAAACTTCGACTGTCCGTGAGGCTCTCCGCTTCTCGGCCGTGCTTCGCCAGCCCAAGTCCGTTtcgcgcgaggagaagtACGACTACGTCGAACAGGTtctcaagctcctcgaaATGGACGCCTTCGCTGACGCCGTTGTCGGCGTCCCCGGTGAGGGTCTCAACGTCGAGCAGCGTAAGCGCCTCACCATCGGTGtggagctcgtcgccaagcccgagctccttctcttcctcgacgagccgaCGTCTGGTCTCGACTCGCAGACTTCCTGGAACATTCTCATGCTTCTCCGCAAGCTCACCGCAAACGGACAGGCCATCCTGTGCACCATCCACCAGCCTTCGGCGATGCTGTTCGAGCAGTTCGACCGCCTCCTGTTCCTGGCCAAGGGTGGCAAGACTGTCTACTatggcgaggtcggcgacaaGTCGAACATCCTGATCGACTACTTTGAGCGCAACGGTGCACCCAAGTGTGCACCTGGCGAGAACCCCGCCGAGTGGATGCTGTCAGCTATTGGAGCCGCTCCCGGCTCGTACACCGAGCACGACTGGCATCAGCTCTGGCTCGACTCGCCTGAGCGCGTTGCTGttcgcgacgagctcaccgACCTGAAGCGAGAGCGCCGTGCTCTCGTTCCCAAGCAGGACAAGACCGACAAGGCCAACAAGGCAGCGTACACCGAGTTTGCTGCTCCCTTTGGTCTCCAGTTCTTCGAGGTTCTCCGCCGTGTCTTCCAGCAATACTGGCGCACGCCGTCGTACATCTGGTCCAAGATTGCGCTCTGTGTCTTCACTGGTCTCTACATTGGTTTCTCGTTCTTCCGCGCAGACACGTCGCAGCAGGGCCTCCAGAACCAGCTCTTCTCCGTCTTCATGTCGTTCACCATCTTTGGCCAGCTTGTCCAGCAGATCATGCCCAACTTTGTCATCCAGCGTTCGCTCTACGAGGTCCGTGAGCGTCCGTCCAAGACGTACTCGTGGGTCATCTTTATTCTGTCCAACATTGTGGTCGAGATCCCCTGGTCGATCCTCGTCGGCACCCTGTTCTTCTTCGAATGGTATTACCCGATCGGTCTCTACCGGAACGCCATTCCCACCGACTCTGTCAccgagcgcggcgcccTCATGTGGCTCCTCTTCATGACGTTTTTGCTCTTCACCTCGACCTTTGCCACCGCCATGGTCGCCGGTAtggagctcgccgagacCGCTGGTAACCTTGCCAACCTGCTTTTCTCGCTCTGCCTGATCTTCTGTGGTGTCCTCGTGCCCCTCCAGGGGCTCCCCGGCTTCTGGAAGTTCATGAACCGCGTCTCGCCCTTCACGTACCTCGCCGAAGGCATGCTCGCGACCGGTCTCGCTGGGACCAATGTCGTCTGCTCGTCGAACGAGCTCCTCAGGCTCACCGCACCTGCCGGCCAGACCTGTGGCGAGTACCTCGGTCCATGGATCCAGATGGCGGGAGGCTACGTGGTGGACTCTGCGGCTTCATCTTGCGAGTACTGCGCCATGAGCGACACCGACACCTTCCTCAGCGTCTTCAACATCTACTACAAGAACCGCTGGCGCGACTTTGGCCTCATGTGGGTCTACATCATCTTTAACGTTTTCGCCGCCATTGCCTTGTACTACCTCGCCCGTGTCCCCAAGAacaagaaggaggctgtcgaggagacgAACGAGGACCTTGATCGTGTCCTGACTGGTGCTACCGGCATCTCGCGCCAGCTCACGGTGGGCGAGAAGATCCAGTCGCCCCTcaacggcaacggcgcCGACTACCTGGGCGCCAAGCAGCTCAACGACGACCCATACAACGAGAAGGCTGTCGGCAACGGCACATTCCCCAACGAGAAGGCCAGCCCATacggcgcgccgcccgtcATCGCCACTGGCTCGGACCGCTCAGCCCCTACCACCATGGACGACACCACGCGCGTGCCGTCGCCCGACCCGCCTACCCCTGGAGAGTACTATGACGCGTCTGCCGCCCTTGGGGCACCAGCCATGACCACGTCGCCGGGTCCCCCCGTCGGCGCACGCTCATCTGAGCACCTCCAGTAA
- a CDS encoding uncharacterized protein (Glyceraldehyde 3-phosphate dehydrogenase, NAD binding domain): MDEITTPHFLTIDIAAPTIGINGFGRIGRQLFRMCLERTDVDLVAVNHTAASLEHLLTAIRFDSTHGPCRQASEIRIADKDHPLLLQPTENNPNPTALLYRNKVIHLFSQRDATKLDWASAGADYVMESTGVMTTVEKASAHIRGGKAKKVIISAPSKDAKNIVFGVNHTDYAGDSVISNASCTTNCMAPIAAVLHNEFGIENGMMTTIHASTASQKVLDGFSAKDIRSGRSAMGNIIPASTGAAQAVVRVIPELAGKFQGLSVRVPVTNVSLVNLTVRTTKPFGSKQELMDAFHKAADTPVSVGGLNGVLRVSEEKLVSSDYLTSWESSVIDEDASIVLGDGHTATLIAWYDNESGFSARMLDLAVYIHRRDQLRGWPLTTA; this comes from the exons ATGGACGAGATCACTACCCCGCATTTCT TGACTATTGACATCGCCGCTCCCACCATTGGCATCAACGGCTTTGGCCGTATCG GTCGCCAGCTCTTCCGTATGTGCCTTGAGCGTaccgacgtcgacctcgtcgccgtcaaccacaccgccgcctcgctcgagcacctcctcACTGCGATCCGCTTCGACTCGACCCACGGCCCCTGTCGCCAGGCAAGCGAGATCCGTATCGCTGACAAGGAccaccctctcctcctccagcccACCGAGaacaaccccaaccccactgCCCTCCTCTACCGCAACAAGGTCATCCACCTGTTCTCGCAGCGCGATGccaccaagctcgactGGGCTAGCGCTGGCGCCGACTACGTCATGGAGTCGACTGGCGTGATGACGACCGTTGAGAAGGCTTCGGCCCACATCCGCGgcggcaaggccaagaaggtcaTCATCTCGGCGCCTTCCAAGGATGCCAAGAACATTGTCTTTGGTGTCAACCACACCGACTACGCCGGTGACAGCGTCATCTCCAACGCGTCGTGCACTACCAACTGCATGGCTCCCATCGCCGCTGTCCTCCACAACGAGTTTGGCATCGAGAACGGCATGATGACCACCATCCACGCCTCCACTGCCTCCCAAAAGGTCCTTGACGGCTTCAGCGCCAAGGACATCCGCTCCGGCCGTTCGGCCATGGGCAACATCATCCCCGCTTCCACGGGTGCCGCCCAGGCAGTTGTCCGTGTCATCCCCGAGCTTGCCGGCAAGTTCCAAGGTCTCTCTGTCCGCGTGCCCGTCACCAACGTCTcgctcgtcaacctcaccgTTCGCACTACCAAGCCCTTTGGATCCAAGCAGGAGCTCATGGACGCCTTCCACAAGGCTGCCGACACCCCCGTCTCCGTTGGCGGCCTCAACGGCGTCCTCAGGGTTagcgaggagaagctcgTCTCGTCCGACTACCTCACGTCGTGGGAGAGCTCAGTcattgacgaggacgcaTCCATTGTCCTTGGCGACGGCCACACCGCCACTCTTATTGCTTGGTACGACAACGAGTCGGGTTTCTCCGCACgcatgctcgacctcgcAGTCTACATCCACCGCCGTGACCAGCTCCGGGGATGGCCTCTGACCACCGCCTAA
- a CDS encoding uncharacterized protein (Adenosine-deaminase (editase) domain) — protein sequence MASDQPADAVVTAALDAYARLPKHGKPVVRDNGVREWTVFASIIVTTPSPVVASIGTGVKCLPANRLPPLGDTVHDSHAEVLARRGFVRYLLSEATSALENESAILSFVEGRFVIKDNVETWLYISALPCGDASTLHTAAHQDDAAASSYKGGLEEALSAVEGAARGRSGYANLGAIRTKPGRRDAPASISFSCSDKIALWCALGLQGGLLECFAPVYLDHIVVGGVIPISEGEEWRETIRHEVERAVYGRLEGVVHLTNLAFPFDKPEGDCATANTSLSFVEGHKPEVLVNGSRVCRIEIMRAYLALQALNPSGSVEEGATYASLKVRNVPYATAKRVLRGELGVPVGMEWNLPHEFQATAGDAPFTGWIVAGDRYMSFTAAGERRE from the exons ATGGCATCGGACCAGCcagccgacgccgtcgtcaccgccgCATTAGATGCTTACGCCCGCCTCCCGAAACATGGCAAGCCGGTAGTCCGGGATAACGGCGTGCGCGAATGGACAGTCTTCGCCTCAATCATCGTCACAACCCCCTCCCCGGTCGTAGCGTCCATCGGGACCGGCGTGAAATGTCTCCCTGCCAaccgccttcctccattAGGAGATACCGTTCACGACTCTCATGCAGAGGTACTTGCGCGCCGGGGATTCGTGCGCTATCTCCTCTCCGAGGCTACCTCTGCCCTCGAGAATGAATCGGCTATTCTCTCCTTCGTGGAAGGCAGGTTTGTGATCAAGGACAACGTGGAAACGTGGCTATACATCTCGGCCCTGCCT TGCGGCGATGCTTCGACCCTACATACCGCCGCGCAccaggacgacgcggcggcgtcgtcatATAAAGGAGGGCTGGAGGAGGCTCTCTCGGCAGTAGAGGGAGCCGCGAGAGGACGGAGCGGGTACGCCAACCTCGGGGCAATCCGGACTAAACCTGGGCGAAGGGACGCGCCGGCCAGTATATCCTTTTCGTGTTCGGATAAGATTGCGCTCTGGTGCGCATTGGGGTTACAGGGCGGCTTACTAGAATGTTTTGCGCCGGTGTATCTCGACCATATTGTCGTTGGTGGAGTTATCCCTATATCAGAAGGGGAGGAATGGAGGGAGACGATACGGCATGAAGTCGAGAGGGCCGTTTATGGGCGGTTGGAGGGTGTTG TCCACCTCACCAATCTTGCGTTCCCGTTCGACAAACCAGAAGGAGATTGCGCCACGGCGAATACTAGCCTCTCGTTTGTTGAGGGCCACAAGCCCGAAGTGCTCGTCAATGG GAGTCGAGTGTGCCGCATCGAGATTATGCGGGCTTACCTCGCCCTCCAGGCACTCAACCCCAGTGGATCAGTAGAGGAGGGGGCAACCTACGCATCGCTCAAGGTCCGCAACGTCCCGTACGCCACGGCCAAGCGCGTACTACGCGGCGAACTTGGCGTTCCTGTGGGCATGGAGTGGAACTTACCGCACGAGTTTCAGGCTAcggctggcgacgcgccTTTCACAGGCTGGATCGTCGCCGGGGATCGGTACATGTCGTTCACTGCGGCCGGGGAGAGGCGAGAGTAG
- a CDS encoding uncharacterized protein (Bestrophin, RFP-TM, chloride channel) yields the protein MPSSNHFDHSHYRSYNVFEHRPHKSLRYFINALLATALFRIWPTLLFFAGWSTMIVLINLKTSAKLSFPSVMITVLGMLLGLTISYRTSSAYEKYTEGRKMWAMIIMASRNWARLVWIHCPDSLTPDPIEDPAERARDEAKAIIEKKTVVQLGLAFAVAVKHYLRSEPGIYYEDLYHLVSFIPSLSFPSGITTEYGNIAPNLPMLSAGHIRPSAYRQATANSGKSEPVMLCPGENPPRFRVSDMWPSRWKKHTHELNPLSGEDSDVPLKIVTFMSSWLAGVQKRKVLDAATTSNLMLPLGQMNEALAALERILTTPIPWSYNAHIYEMSWIYCLALPFQLWDSKLKWVTVPATVITAYFVLGYASIAEEIENPFGFDANDLNLNYFCQEVIAKELEAITSRDYSEPDEWIFSESNHPFGQGMPSAERMQTVSPVELRRILAQPHRGSPAASSDTIRKGSV from the exons atGCCGTCGTCCAACCACTTCGACCACAGCCACTACCGGTCGTACAATGTCTTTGAACATCGGCCGCACAAAAGTCTGCGCTACTTCATCaatgccctcctcgccacggcCCTCTTCCGCATTTGGcccaccctcctcttcttcgccgGGTGGAGCACCATGatcgtcctcatcaactTGAAGACCAGCGCCAAGCTCTCTTTCCCCAGCGTCATGATCACAGTCCTTGGTATGCTTCTCGGTCTGACAATCTCGTACCG tacctcctcggcctACGAAAAGTATACTGAGGGCCGCAAGATGTGGGCGATGATCATCATGGCCAGTCGGAACTGGGCGCGTTTGGTTTGGATCCATT GCCCCGACTCCCTTACACCCGACCCAATCGAGGACCCCGcagagcgcgcgcgtgacgaggccaaggccatcatcgagaagaagacggtcgtgcagctcggcctggCCTTTGCTGTTGCGGTCAAGCACTATCTGCGCAGCGAGCCTGGAAT TTACTACGAGGACCTGTACCACCTTGTGTCTTTCATTCCCTCTCTCAGCTTCCCGAGCGGCATCACCACCGAGTACGGCAACATTGCTCCCAACCTTCCGATGCTCAGTGCCGGGCACATACGCCCTAGTGCGTACCGCCAGGCGACTGCCAACAGCGGCAAGAGCGAGCCTGTCATGCTGTGCCCGGGCGAGAACCCGCCCAGGTTCAGAGTCTCCGACATGTGGCCTTCGCGCTGGAAGAAGCACACCCACGAGCTCAACCCCCTCTCGGgcgaggacagcgacgtGCCGCTCAAGATTGTCACGTTTATGTCGTCGTGGCTGGCCGGTGTGCAGAAGCGCAAGGTTCTTGACGCGGCGACCACCTCCAACCTCATGCTCCCTCTTGGTCAGATGAACGAAGCGCtggccgccctcgagcgcatcctcaccacccccaTTCCCTGGTCATACAACGCACACATCTACGAGATGAGCTGGATATACTGCCTGGCGCTCCCCTTCCAACTATGGGACTCCAAGCTCAAGTGGGTCACCGTCCCGGCCACCGTT ATCACTGCCTACTTCGTCCTAGGATACGCGAGCATCGCTGAGGAGATCGAAAATCCTTTCGGATTCGACGCCAACGAT ctcaacctcaactACTTCTGCCAGGAGGTCAtcgccaaggagctcgaaGCAATCACGTCGAGAGACTACAGCGAGCCCGACGAGTGGATCTTCTCCGAGTCCAACCACCCCTTCGGGCAGGGGATGCCATCCGCTGAGCGGATGCAGACGGTATCTCCTGTCGAGTTGCGCCGCATCCTTGCCCAGCCGCACCGGGGCAGCCcagccgcgtcgtcggacACGATCAGGAAGGGCAGCGTTTGA